CGTCCACCTCGATGCCGTTCTGCTTGGCCCACAAGCCGTAGTAGATTCCCTTCCGGGCCAGCAGTTCGTCGTGGGTCCCCCACTCGGACAGCTTCCCCTGGTCCATCACCAGGATCCGGTCGGCGTTCCTCGCCGAGGCGAGGCGGTGGGTCACCGCCACCACGATCCGGCCCTGGGCCACCCGGTCCAGGGTGGCGTTGATGGCCGACTCCGTGGCGGGGTCGAGGGCCGAGGTGGCCTCGTCCAGGATCAGGATGGGCGGGTTGCGAAGCATGGCCCGGGCGATGGAGAGGCGCTGGCGCTGCCCGCCGCTGAGGCGCCCGCCCAGTTCGCCCACGGCGGTCTCGTACTTCTCGGGCAGGCCCATAATGATGTCGTGGATCTCGGCGAGGCGGGCGGCGGCGTAAACCTCCTCGTCGGTGGCGTTGATCCGGCCCAGGCGGATGTTCTCCCGGACCGTCCCCGAGAAGAGGAGGCTGTCCTGGAAGACGGCGGCGATCTGGGCGTGGTAGCCCGCCAGGTCCACCGCCCTCAGGTCGTGGCCGTCCACCAGCAGGCGCCCCTGCTGCGGGTCGTAAAAGCGGAGAAGCATCTGGAGCACCGTGCTCTTCCCCGACCCGCTCGGCCCCACCAGCGTGACCTTCTGGCCCGGCTGGATGTCGAAGGAGACGTCGTTGAGGGCGGGGCGGCCGTCGCCGTAGCTGAACACGATCCGCTCGAAGCGGATGGGGCCCCGGATCCGGGGCAGCCGCGGCGCCCCCGCCATGGACCGGACCTGGACCGGTTCGGCCAGCAGTTCCTCGATGCGCTGGAGCCCGCCCGACGACGAGATGAGGTTGGGGACCACCTTCTTCATCAGGTCGTAGGCGTGCTTGCTGATGTTGGCTTGCAGGGTGATGAAGGCGACCAGCACGCTGGCCTCGATCTTCCCGTTGATGGCCAGCAGGATGCCGACACCGATCACGGCGACCTGCCCGAACTGCACCCCCAGCGTGGACGCCGTCCCGACGAGCTGGGCCAGGAACTCGGCGCGGACGTATCGCTTCCCGACCTTGGCCAGCTGACCGTGGAACCGGTGCATCAGGAGCCCCGCCAGGCCGAAGACCTTCACCACCGGTTGGGCGCGGACGTTCTCCTGGACCGTGGCCGCGATCCCGGCCTCCTCCTGCTTGAGCTTGTAACGGGAGGAGGCGGCCCGGCGTCCGAAGATGAAGGTGCCCATGCCCAGCATCGGCAGGCTGGCCACCATGGCCAGGCCCAGCCGCCAGTCGATGACGAAGGCCATGGGGATGCTGATGATCAGGCCCATCATGGCCTGGAATGCGTCGATGATCCGCAGGGTCAGCCCTTTCTGGATGTCGGCCAGGTCGCTGGTGAAGCGGGCGACGATGTCGCCGCTCTGGGTCTGGGAGTAGTAGCCGATGTGCAGGTGCTGGAGGTGCATGAACATGCGCGCGCGCACGGTGTTGATGATGTCCGCGCCGACCCGGGCGCCGAAGTAGTCGGCCAGGAGGGTCGCCACGCCGGCCACGACGAAACCGCCCGCCAGCAGGGCGACCAGGAGAACCAGCCCTTTCTCGTCGGGCGGGGTGACCTTGAGTTTTTTCACCACTTCCCCCAGGCTCCAGGCGAGGAAGGCGATGAACCCCTGCTGGACGGCCAGCATGACCAGGAGCAGGACGGCCTTCGGCCAGTGGGGCTTCCAGTAGCGCAGGGCAATGGCGAACGTGGCGAACACGCCCAACGAGGATTTCTTGTCGTCCTTGTCCTTGTCGGATTTGGCCATGGTCGTCGGCTCCCGGGGGGATTTGGAACGCGGTCGATTCTACCAGAACGGGTCGGTCATTTCACCCGTTTTTTCGGGCCGGGACCCGGCGTCGTGAAACCCCGGCGGGAGGGGCTGGCCGGCGTGCCCGGACGCGTGAGTGTCCCGGGTTTCGCCGCCCGGTCTGGCGTGCCTGGCCCCTCGGCGAGATCAGGTCCGGAAGGCCTCACGCAAAGGCGCGAAGCCTCGCCAGGAAGCGGTGAAGCTCTTTCGAGGTCCTTTGCGAGGCTTGGCGTCTTTGCGCCTTTGCGAGAGGCCCTTGGACGGAAGCGGTTGTTGAGCGGTACGGTCGAATTATTTCCGGACGAGGACCGAGACCACCGTCTTGTCGTTGCCTCCCATGGAGACCATCAGGCCGTACTCCTTCCGGGGGTGGACCTGGAAATCCCCCGCCCTGCCGGTGAGCTGTTTCCAGAGGTCCACCGCCATGCGGACACCGGAAGCACCCGTGGGGTGGCCATAACC
This Acidobacteriota bacterium DNA region includes the following protein-coding sequences:
- a CDS encoding ATP-binding cassette domain-containing protein; amino-acid sequence: MAKSDKDKDDKKSSLGVFATFAIALRYWKPHWPKAVLLLVMLAVQQGFIAFLAWSLGEVVKKLKVTPPDEKGLVLLVALLAGGFVVAGVATLLADYFGARVGADIINTVRARMFMHLQHLHIGYYSQTQSGDIVARFTSDLADIQKGLTLRIIDAFQAMMGLIISIPMAFVIDWRLGLAMVASLPMLGMGTFIFGRRAASSRYKLKQEEAGIAATVQENVRAQPVVKVFGLAGLLMHRFHGQLAKVGKRYVRAEFLAQLVGTASTLGVQFGQVAVIGVGILLAINGKIEASVLVAFITLQANISKHAYDLMKKVVPNLISSSGGLQRIEELLAEPVQVRSMAGAPRLPRIRGPIRFERIVFSYGDGRPALNDVSFDIQPGQKVTLVGPSGSGKSTVLQMLLRFYDPQQGRLLVDGHDLRAVDLAGYHAQIAAVFQDSLLFSGTVRENIRLGRINATDEEVYAAARLAEIHDIIMGLPEKYETAVGELGGRLSGGQRQRLSIARAMLRNPPILILDEATSALDPATESAINATLDRVAQGRIVVAVTHRLASARNADRILVMDQGKLSEWGTHDELLARKGIYYGLWAKQNGIEVDAEGVKASVQPSWLAQVPLFADLTDTERKDIASRFQTETVAQGRPVVREGDRGDRFFIVARGKVEVVQSVGKAERRLAVLTDGDFFGEMALIHDAPRNATVRTLMPGVFLTLTAEEFKKIMELHPHVREVIERTAAQRRAGIMTGERAMAPPPLPGGYPAPPPPPTRAVPIAQPQPTPPPPPPPGAYPAPPPPPPSG